The Kitasatospora setae KM-6054 genome contains a region encoding:
- a CDS encoding glycosyltransferase family 2 protein, which yields MILDQPPRTETVPATWPHGPERILPPLPAGVRAPARRPGPLGRAMDRVDPAVRAGVRRVLTLLCILPLLLILAREAPRLPQSPLILGYGFVVLAGTIAMLYISYSKYDDPAVRELRRRPRRLGDFPPLPAVPRVSFLLAVKDEEECIEDCVRSMAASAYPDLQIVVVDDLSEDGTRAVLRRLEAELGITVLYLEKNLGKKHALVRACEIADGDVIAFTDSDCILAPDALRRCVDALVRHPELGAVSGHCRALNAPVSVFTRAQDVWYEGQFRVAKAAEAVFGSVACVSGPLAVFRRDAIYNYLPAWAGDRFMGAPFRFATDRQLTGYVLGQKWKGRALKRQYADSPFVTAANYPERKWRIGYVQSARVWTNVPARFRPFMKQQIRWKKSFIRNMCFTGTFMWRRGLGPAALYYGHALWVVAAPVMAFRHLLWAPLHGAGFLTLLYLGGVVLKGLVWGLAFKIDNPGDTRWRYRPVMSLLSSVLLAWLLPYSIATIRRGVWSRSAT from the coding sequence CCGGGCGATGGACCGGGTCGACCCGGCCGTCCGGGCCGGGGTGCGCCGGGTGCTGACCCTGCTGTGCATCCTGCCGCTGCTGCTGATCCTGGCCCGCGAGGCGCCCCGGCTGCCGCAGAGCCCGCTGATCCTCGGCTACGGCTTCGTGGTGCTGGCCGGCACCATCGCGATGCTCTACATCTCCTACAGCAAGTACGACGACCCGGCGGTGCGCGAGCTGCGCAGGCGCCCGCGCCGGCTCGGCGACTTCCCGCCGCTGCCCGCCGTGCCGCGGGTCAGCTTCCTGCTCGCGGTCAAGGACGAGGAGGAGTGCATCGAGGACTGCGTCCGCTCGATGGCCGCCTCGGCCTACCCCGACCTGCAGATCGTCGTCGTCGACGACCTCTCCGAGGACGGCACCCGCGCCGTGCTGCGCCGCCTGGAGGCCGAACTCGGCATCACCGTCCTGTACCTGGAGAAGAACCTGGGCAAGAAGCACGCCCTGGTGCGGGCCTGCGAGATCGCCGACGGCGACGTCATCGCGTTCACCGACTCCGACTGCATCCTCGCCCCGGACGCGCTGCGCCGCTGCGTCGACGCCCTGGTCCGGCACCCGGAGCTGGGCGCCGTCAGCGGGCACTGCCGCGCGCTGAACGCGCCGGTCAGCGTCTTCACCCGGGCCCAGGACGTCTGGTACGAGGGGCAGTTCCGGGTCGCCAAGGCCGCCGAGGCGGTCTTCGGCTCGGTGGCCTGCGTCTCCGGGCCGCTCGCCGTCTTCCGCCGCGACGCGATCTACAACTACCTGCCGGCCTGGGCCGGCGACCGCTTCATGGGCGCGCCGTTCCGGTTCGCCACCGACCGGCAGCTGACCGGCTACGTGCTCGGCCAGAAGTGGAAGGGCCGGGCGCTGAAGCGGCAGTACGCCGACTCGCCGTTCGTCACCGCCGCGAACTACCCGGAGCGCAAGTGGCGGATCGGCTACGTGCAGTCCGCCCGGGTGTGGACCAACGTGCCGGCCCGGTTCCGGCCGTTCATGAAGCAGCAGATCCGCTGGAAGAAGAGCTTCATCCGGAACATGTGCTTCACCGGCACCTTCATGTGGCGCCGGGGCCTCGGCCCGGCCGCGCTCTACTACGGCCACGCGCTGTGGGTGGTGGCCGCGCCGGTGATGGCGTTCCGGCACCTGCTGTGGGCGCCGCTGCACGGCGCCGGCTTCCTGACCCTGCTGTACCTGGGCGGCGTGGTCCTGAAGGGGCTGGTCTGGGGACTCGCCTTCAAGATCGACAACCCGGGCGACACCCGGTGGCGCTACCGGCCGGTGATGAGCCTGCTCTCCTCGGTGCTGCTGGCCTGGCTGCTGCCGTACTCGATCGCCACCATCCGCCGCGGCGTCTGGTCGAGGAGCGCGACGTGA